A single window of Gossypium arboreum isolate Shixiya-1 chromosome 13, ASM2569848v2, whole genome shotgun sequence DNA harbors:
- the LOC108461199 gene encoding uncharacterized protein LOC108461199 isoform X2, which produces MCLFEMGFEEKAIKLQVKEEKACETKRICLHAFTDLTYVAPIVFLYLLKECYVHGNLKATKKFRALQQQVHQVLCNSPQPGPATFVAYCLYILPIFGSYCEGFSHLIVSAFHRFLKTAATTGDSLEAKIIAVRLFLDIVEGSIDHDERIAVKILEVFDIKLTDIEKVASQSKAKNDRRFHSVKAFLEQYIFGFIESESYMTAVNLLEHFSIRQSGESFLVKMIEKKQFRAAEKWATFMGKPMLSMLIREYVGRNKLKSAYLIVKKNNLQQEFPDVHHKYKESALKKLAEKACWDVAEAKANGDRQLVEYLVYLAMEAGYLEKVDELCNRYCLEGFPKAQEHEANFLQHCFLNLNELGVEDIIWVDELNGLGKATCHIEGSKVVGLDCEWKPNYVKGSKPNKVSIMQIASDKKVFILDLIKLYNDVPDVLDNCLTHILRSPRILKLGYNFQCDVKQLAQSYGDLECFKCFNMLLDIQNMFKDSRGGLSGLAEFPTN; this is translated from the exons ATGTGCCTTTTTGAAATGGGGTTTGAGGAAAAAGCTATAAAGCTGCAAGTTAAAGAGGAGAAAGCTTGCGAAACGAAAAGAATTTGTCTGCATGCTTTTACTGATCTGACCTATGTTGCTCCAATTGTATTCTTATACCTTCTTAAAGAATGTTATGTTCATG GAAACTTGAAGGCAACTAAAAAATTTCGAGCTCTTCAACAACAAGTCCACCAAGTTCTATGCAATTCTCCCCAACCAGGACCAGCTACTTTTGTTGCTTATTGTCTGTATATCCTGCCCATATTTGGATCTTACTGTGAAGGCTTCAGTCATTTGATTGTATCTGCTTTTCATCGTTTTCTAAAGACAGCAGCCACCACTGGAGATTCTTTGGAAGCAAAAATTATAGCTGTGCGATTATTTCTTGATATTGTTGAGGGTTCTATTGACCATGATGAGAGGATTGCTGTGAAGATACTTGAAGTTTTTGATATCAAGTTGACAGATATCGAGAAAGTTGCATCCCAATCAAAGGCCAAGAATGACCGTAGGTTTCACAGTGTAAAGGCATTTCTTGAGCAGTATATATTTGGATTCATAGAATCAGAGTCATATATGACAGCTGTGAATCTGTTGGAACACTTCTCTATCCGTCAATCTGGGGAATCTTTTCTTGTCAAAATGATAGAAAAGAAACAATTCAGAGCAGCAGAGAAGTGGGCAACATTTATGGGGAAACCAATGTTATCCATGCTCATCCGGGAGTATGTTGGCAGGAATAAGCTAAAGAGTGCTTATTTGATTGTAAAGAAGAACAATCTCCAGCAAGAATTTCCAGATGTGCATCACAAATACAAAGAAAG CGCATTAAAAAAATTAGCAGAAAAAGCATGCTGGGATGTTGCAGAGGCAAAGGCAAATGGTGATAGACAATTAGTTGAGTATCTG GTTTATCTGGCCATGGAAGCTGGTTACTTGGAGAAGGTTGATGAACTTTGTAATCGATACTGCCTTGAAGGTTTTCCAAAAGCACAAG AACATGAAGCAAATTTTTTGCAGCATTGCTTTTTAAATCTCAATGAATTGGGAGTAGAAGACATAATTTGGGTGGACGAGCTTAATGGTCTTGGTAAGGCAACATGCCACATTGAGGGATCCAAAGTTGTGGGCCTTGACTGTGAATGGAAACCCAATTATGTAAAAGGTAGCAAACCAAACAAG GTTTCtatcatgcaaattgcttctgaTAAGAAGGTTTTCATCCTTGACTTGATAAAATTATATAATGACGTGCCTGATGTTTTAGACAACTGCCTAACTCACATATTGCGGTCCCCAAGAATTCTAAAACTCG GTTATAATTTTCAATGTGATGTAAAGCAACTAGCTCAATCATATGGAGATTTAGAGTGTTTCAAGTGTTTTAATATGCTATTGGACATCCAGAATATGTTCAAAGATTCCCGGGGTGGCCTCTCTGGTCTTGCAGAG TTTCCCACAAATTGA
- the LOC108461199 gene encoding uncharacterized protein LOC108461199 isoform X1, whose product MCLFEMGFEEKAIKLQVKEEKACETKRICLHAFTDLTYVAPIVFLYLLKECYVHGNLKATKKFRALQQQVHQVLCNSPQPGPATFVAYCLYILPIFGSYCEGFSHLIVSAFHRFLKTAATTGDSLEAKIIAVRLFLDIVEGSIDHDERIAVKILEVFDIKLTDIEKVASQSKAKNDRRFHSVKAFLEQYIFGFIESESYMTAVNLLEHFSIRQSGESFLVKMIEKKQFRAAEKWATFMGKPMLSMLIREYVGRNKLKSAYLIVKKNNLQQEFPDVHHKYKESALKKLAEKACWDVAEAKANGDRQLVEYLVYLAMEAGYLEKVDELCNRYCLEGFPKAQEHEANFLQHCFLNLNELGVEDIIWVDELNGLGKATCHIEGSKVVGLDCEWKPNYVKGSKPNKVSIMQIASDKKVFILDLIKLYNDVPDVLDNCLTHILRSPRILKLGYNFQCDVKQLAQSYGDLECFKCFNMLLDIQNMFKDSRGGLSGLAEKILGASLNKTRRNSNWEQRPLSQNQLEYAALDAAVLIQIFYRVCDHSHTADALDEHNKIEWKSYIVSHMDNLRKSRKESRLRKEPEPEVKDNEA is encoded by the exons ATGTGCCTTTTTGAAATGGGGTTTGAGGAAAAAGCTATAAAGCTGCAAGTTAAAGAGGAGAAAGCTTGCGAAACGAAAAGAATTTGTCTGCATGCTTTTACTGATCTGACCTATGTTGCTCCAATTGTATTCTTATACCTTCTTAAAGAATGTTATGTTCATG GAAACTTGAAGGCAACTAAAAAATTTCGAGCTCTTCAACAACAAGTCCACCAAGTTCTATGCAATTCTCCCCAACCAGGACCAGCTACTTTTGTTGCTTATTGTCTGTATATCCTGCCCATATTTGGATCTTACTGTGAAGGCTTCAGTCATTTGATTGTATCTGCTTTTCATCGTTTTCTAAAGACAGCAGCCACCACTGGAGATTCTTTGGAAGCAAAAATTATAGCTGTGCGATTATTTCTTGATATTGTTGAGGGTTCTATTGACCATGATGAGAGGATTGCTGTGAAGATACTTGAAGTTTTTGATATCAAGTTGACAGATATCGAGAAAGTTGCATCCCAATCAAAGGCCAAGAATGACCGTAGGTTTCACAGTGTAAAGGCATTTCTTGAGCAGTATATATTTGGATTCATAGAATCAGAGTCATATATGACAGCTGTGAATCTGTTGGAACACTTCTCTATCCGTCAATCTGGGGAATCTTTTCTTGTCAAAATGATAGAAAAGAAACAATTCAGAGCAGCAGAGAAGTGGGCAACATTTATGGGGAAACCAATGTTATCCATGCTCATCCGGGAGTATGTTGGCAGGAATAAGCTAAAGAGTGCTTATTTGATTGTAAAGAAGAACAATCTCCAGCAAGAATTTCCAGATGTGCATCACAAATACAAAGAAAG CGCATTAAAAAAATTAGCAGAAAAAGCATGCTGGGATGTTGCAGAGGCAAAGGCAAATGGTGATAGACAATTAGTTGAGTATCTG GTTTATCTGGCCATGGAAGCTGGTTACTTGGAGAAGGTTGATGAACTTTGTAATCGATACTGCCTTGAAGGTTTTCCAAAAGCACAAG AACATGAAGCAAATTTTTTGCAGCATTGCTTTTTAAATCTCAATGAATTGGGAGTAGAAGACATAATTTGGGTGGACGAGCTTAATGGTCTTGGTAAGGCAACATGCCACATTGAGGGATCCAAAGTTGTGGGCCTTGACTGTGAATGGAAACCCAATTATGTAAAAGGTAGCAAACCAAACAAG GTTTCtatcatgcaaattgcttctgaTAAGAAGGTTTTCATCCTTGACTTGATAAAATTATATAATGACGTGCCTGATGTTTTAGACAACTGCCTAACTCACATATTGCGGTCCCCAAGAATTCTAAAACTCG GTTATAATTTTCAATGTGATGTAAAGCAACTAGCTCAATCATATGGAGATTTAGAGTGTTTCAAGTGTTTTAATATGCTATTGGACATCCAGAATATGTTCAAAGATTCCCGGGGTGGCCTCTCTGGTCTTGCAGAG AAAATATTGGGAGCCAGCTTAAACAAAACAAGACGGAATAGCAACTGGGAACAAAGACCATTGAGTCAGAATCAG CTTGAGTATGCTGCTCTAGATGCCGCTGTTCTTATTCAAATATTCTACCGTGTTTGTGACCATTCTCATACTGCTGATGCATTAGATGAGCATAACAAAATCGAGTGGAAATCTTATATT GTTTCTCACATGGATAATCTAAGAAAGTCCAGAAAGGAATCTAGACTTAGAAAAGAACCGGAACCGGAAGTCAAGGACAACGAGGCTTGA